TCAGCGGGCCGAACAGACGATGATCCACGAGCCACCTGTCGAAACGGTCGGAGGATCGAGCGAAGAAGAACCCCGCCAGGATGACAGGAAATGTGGTCGGAATCAGCGGCAGCACCACTCCCACGACTCCGAGAGCGAGGAAGAACATGCCAAGCACCCGATAGACGATTCGGACAAGACGGCTGGGATGTACTTCGGCCACCGCCAAACCCTACCGGACGGTGGAGACCGACCCGATCCAGACCTCGAGTATGCGACCCTCGGCGTTTTCACTAGCCTCGCTGATCATGCCGGATCGTGATCGCGTTCATCGTACGTGGCTGCATTCTCAGCGGCCCGTTCCGAGGATCTTCATTTCTCCTGTGCTGCGGTTCATGCAG
The DNA window shown above is from Actinomycetota bacterium and carries:
- a CDS encoding DUF454 domain-containing protein, whose protein sequence is MAEVHPSRLVRIVYRVLGMFFLALGVVGVVLPLIPTTFPVILAGFFFARSSDRFDRWLVDHRLFGPLIRDWRAGRGFSVRAKALAITAIALTFTVSIVWVIEYTGVRIGLVLLAVAISTYILWLPTKQTEDM